In Burkholderiales bacterium, a single genomic region encodes these proteins:
- the murJ gene encoding murein biosynthesis integral membrane protein MurJ: protein MNLLRALATVSSMTLISRILGFIRDAVIARFFGAGLFSDAFFVAFRIPNLLRRLFAEGAFSQAFVPILAEYKNQRGDKATKLMVDHVSGLLALSLFVVTLLGVIIAPLIVYITAPGFSEIPEKFAVTVQLLRITFPYILFISLVSLAGGILNTYSRFSVPAFTPVLLNLSFIACAFWLAPYVHPPVKALAWAVFIGGVLQLAYQVPHLARLKMLPRFSLNLGDEGVWRILRLMGPAVFGVSISQVSLVINTIFASFLVTGSVSWLYYADRLMEFPAGMLGVALGTILLPSLSKHYVDQSREEYTKLLDWGLRLTLLLALPAAVALALLAVPLIATLFYHGAFTANDVWMTRKAVVAYSVGLLGMIFVKVLAPGFYARQNIKTPVKIAIATLVSTQIMNLIFIWHLKHAGLALAIALGACLNAGLLYTHLRKHGIYQPQPGWGIFAFKVGVAIYFMATVLWMVSGADHAWLQASSLSRAGKLTWVVFLGALCYFAALWALGFRFKDFAKRAA from the coding sequence ATGAATTTACTGCGAGCGCTGGCGACCGTCAGCAGCATGACTCTGATATCGCGCATCTTGGGCTTTATCAGAGATGCCGTGATCGCGCGCTTTTTCGGAGCGGGCCTATTCTCCGACGCATTTTTCGTCGCCTTCCGTATACCGAACCTTTTGCGCCGCCTGTTCGCAGAAGGCGCTTTTTCACAGGCGTTCGTGCCGATTCTTGCCGAATACAAAAATCAGCGCGGGGATAAGGCCACCAAGTTGATGGTGGATCACGTGTCGGGCCTGCTGGCGCTAAGCCTGTTCGTGGTGACTTTGCTCGGCGTGATTATTGCGCCGCTCATTGTCTACATCACCGCCCCCGGTTTTTCCGAAATACCGGAAAAGTTCGCGGTAACTGTCCAGTTATTGCGCATTACGTTTCCTTATATTCTTTTCATCTCACTGGTATCGTTGGCGGGCGGGATACTTAACACCTACAGCCGGTTTTCGGTGCCGGCATTTACCCCGGTGTTGCTCAATCTCTCATTTATTGCTTGCGCGTTTTGGCTTGCTCCCTACGTACATCCTCCGGTCAAGGCGCTGGCGTGGGCGGTGTTCATAGGCGGAGTGTTGCAGCTCGCATATCAAGTCCCCCATCTTGCGCGACTGAAGATGCTCCCGCGCTTTAGCCTTAATCTCGGCGATGAAGGCGTATGGAGGATTCTCAGGCTCATGGGTCCCGCTGTGTTCGGTGTCTCGATTAGCCAGGTGAGCTTGGTCATTAACACCATTTTCGCCTCGTTTCTGGTAACCGGCAGCGTGTCGTGGCTTTATTATGCCGATCGGCTGATGGAGTTCCCTGCCGGTATGCTGGGCGTGGCCCTCGGCACGATACTGCTACCGAGCCTTTCCAAACATTACGTTGATCAATCGCGCGAAGAATACACGAAGCTCCTGGATTGGGGTTTGCGCTTGACCCTGCTGCTGGCGCTGCCGGCCGCAGTAGCCCTCGCGCTGCTTGCGGTGCCTCTGATTGCAACCTTGTTTTACCACGGGGCGTTTACCGCGAACGATGTATGGATGACGAGAAAAGCGGTGGTCGCATACAGCGTGGGCTTGTTGGGTATGATATTCGTGAAAGTACTGGCGCCGGGTTTTTATGCCCGGCAGAACATCAAGACACCTGTGAAAATCGCGATCGCGACGCTCGTCAGCACGCAAATCATGAACCTGATCTTTATCTGGCATCTAAAGCATGCAGGTCTGGCGCTGGCGATTGCGCTAGGGGCATGCCTCAATGCCGGGCTGCTATACACGCATTTGCGCAAGCATGGCATCTACCAGCCGCAACCGGGATGGGGAATATTCGCGTTTAAAGTCGGGGTTGCAATTTATTTTATGGCCACGGTGCTGTGGATGGTTTCAGGTGCCGACCACGCTTGGCTTCAGGCTTCAAGTTTGAGCCGCGCGGGAAAACTAACCTGGGTGGTTTTCCTTGGCGCGCTCTGCTACTTCGCCGCGCTGTGGGCGCTGGGTTTCAGGTTCAAAGATTTTGCCAAACGTGCGGCGTAA
- the cysB gene encoding HTH-type transcriptional regulator CysB, with amino-acid sequence MKLQQLRYLCEVVRQNLNVSGAAQKLHTSQPGISKQIRLLEEELGVQIFVRNGKRVVEMTPPGKVIHSIAQQILQETDNLKRVGEEFTNEATGSLKIATTHTQARYALPPAISKFTDRYPKVKLSLHQGSPTQIAQYVASGEADIAIATEAIELFKDLVMLPCYQWNRCVVTRPDHPLLKQRLLTLEELAKYPIITYDFAFAGRSKINGAFAARRLTPNVVLTAIDSDVIKHYVELGLGVGILAKMAFDPEHDKNLRAIDASHLFESSTTRIGIRRGAYLRGYVYDFIELFAPHLTRKAVAAAMSENKGSDYQL; translated from the coding sequence ATGAAATTGCAGCAGCTGCGCTATTTGTGCGAAGTCGTGCGCCAAAACCTAAACGTTTCTGGAGCCGCGCAGAAACTCCATACGTCGCAGCCGGGAATCAGCAAACAAATCCGACTTCTGGAAGAAGAGCTTGGGGTACAGATTTTCGTCCGCAACGGCAAGCGGGTCGTCGAAATGACCCCGCCCGGCAAAGTTATTCATTCCATCGCGCAGCAGATATTGCAGGAAACCGACAATCTAAAACGAGTTGGCGAAGAGTTCACGAATGAAGCAACAGGCAGCCTAAAAATAGCCACCACTCACACCCAGGCACGTTATGCTCTTCCACCCGCGATAAGCAAATTCACCGACCGCTACCCCAAAGTGAAGCTCAGCCTGCACCAGGGCAGTCCCACGCAAATTGCCCAATACGTGGCGTCCGGCGAGGCGGACATCGCGATCGCAACAGAAGCCATTGAACTCTTCAAGGATCTTGTAATGCTGCCTTGCTACCAGTGGAACCGTTGCGTGGTTACGCGACCCGATCATCCGCTCCTGAAACAACGACTGCTGACGCTCGAGGAACTGGCTAAATATCCAATCATTACCTACGACTTTGCCTTCGCCGGCCGCTCCAAGATTAACGGCGCCTTCGCCGCAAGGCGGCTAACGCCGAACGTGGTGTTGACCGCGATCGACTCGGACGTCATTAAACATTATGTGGAGCTGGGGCTCGGCGTGGGAATACTCGCAAAAATGGCGTTCGACCCCGAGCACGACAAGAACCTGCGCGCAATCGACGCAAGTCATTTGTTTGAATCGAGCACTACTCGCATCGGCATTCGCCGCGGCGCCTATTTGCGCGGCTATGTTTACGATTTTATCGAGTTATTTGCGCCGCATCTCACGCGCAAGGCGGTAGCGGCGGCAATGAGCGAAAACAAAGGATCTGATTATCAGCTGTAA
- the rpsT gene encoding 30S ribosomal protein S20: MANIASAKKRAKQAEFRRRHNSGLHSTLRSAVKNVRKAIASGNKAAAQAAFRESVGIIDSVADKRIVHKNQAARHKSRLSQAVKAMA, encoded by the coding sequence ATGGCCAATATCGCATCCGCAAAAAAGCGCGCCAAACAGGCCGAATTCCGGCGTCGTCACAACTCGGGTCTGCACAGCACGTTGCGCAGCGCCGTGAAAAATGTGCGAAAAGCGATCGCTTCCGGCAACAAGGCGGCTGCGCAAGCGGCATTCAGGGAATCAGTGGGCATCATTGATTCCGTCGCCGACAAAAGGATCGTTCACAAAAACCAGGCGGCCCGGCACAAGAGCCGGCTCTCGCAGGCCGTTAAGGCGATGGCTTAG